The DNA segment ACCTTGGTGTTATACCAAATACATTTAGAAAATTAGGGATTACACTAGAACGTAGAGGCGATGATATATTTATCCCTAAACATCCTGACGGTTATGAAATACAAAATTATATAGATGGTTCTATACTTACTATATCCGATGCACCTTGGCCTGGTTTTACTCCTGATCTTTTGAGCATTATATTAGTAATAGCCACACAAGCAAGAGGAAGTGTCCTGATACATCAAAAAATGTTTGAAAGTCGCCTTTTCTTTACAGATAGGCTGATAGATATGGGAGCAAAAATTATATTATGCGACCCACACAGAGCAACTGTAATAGGTCATGATTTTAAATCACAACTAAAAGGTGTTAAAATGTCCTCGCCAGATATACGTGCAGGAGTTTCGCTACTCATAGCAGCACTTTCGGCTAAAGGAACAAGTATTATACAAAACAGTGAACAAATAGACAGAGGGTACGAAAGAATTGATGAAAGACTTAAAGCTCTTGGTGCTAAAATTGAAAGAATAGATTAATATACTATTTCATATAAATAAAAAAAGGATGCTATATATCAGCATCCTTTTTTATTATATAATACTATTTAACATACATTAAAGTATATCTAAAAATTTAAGTCCGAAAATAACACCATCAGTCTGGAAACCATTTTGATAAGAACGAACATAATCAATACGCAACATTTTAAATTTGCCAAAACCTACATTATCAAAACCTGCAGTAAACTCACTATATGGTTTATAATCCGGTGTCGAAATTTGGTGATATCCCACTACAAGATTCCATTGCAATTTATTTAATAACGGAATTTTGTTCATTATATATCCTTTAAAGTTATGCTCTGCGTGTAGCTCCATATATTCATCATTAGTACTATGACTATAATAAGGTAGTAAATTAAAAACATTCAAATAGCTTTGTCCGCCTCCCACATGAGTTTGGTTACCATTAAAATGTTTATAGTCGATAAATGCTATATTATCAGCATTAAAAAACTTACCTCCTTTTATATTAATGCCAAAATTACCTTTATTACCTAACGTTGTGTTATAAGTAACACGCCCAGCAACAAAATCATACTCATAATTACTTTCGCTACCCGCAAAACCTTTTTCATACATTACCGAAAATGAAGGATAGTTGCGACTGCTTATAGGTATTTTACCATCAGGACGGGTTATATATTTTTGACCAAATCTCATATTCGCCACAATACTTGCTTTCATTAAATGATGTTTCTCAAAAGTAGGTACGTCTACCTCTGGCGCTAATGGATTATTAGAAGTGTAACTGTCACTATCTTTTATTAAAACATAATCAGTATGATTCGTTAAGGCTCTTCTTCTAGTATACTCTGTAGTAGCCAGTACATTTAGCCCTGTAATTATCTCCTGTTGGTATTGTGCTTTAGCAAAAGTATTATCATACAGCTTCATGTAGTTGTCCTTAAAAAACAATGTACTAACCGTATTTATAAATTTACTTATAGGTTTTGCTTCATTATATTGTTCAGCTACATTACCTCCTGTTAAATAAAGAGTAGCATTATTAGTCCTATTAAAGCGATGAGTAAAACGCCCTAAAACACGTAGTCTATCTTCGGCTAAACCATACTCAAAATTTGTACCTAAGTAGGTTGACTTCCCTGTATCTTCATCATACTTCGTAAAAGAAAGGTTTGTATTAAGGTTCCATCCTTGTACAGTATTAAAGCCAATATTAGAAAGACCTAATAAACCATCGTAGCTTATACGCCATTTTTTAAATGAATTGCGATAGGTATAACCCGATAGAATATCGAACACACCAAACTTATTATTCTTTTGATCTGTAGAATCAAGATAGGTTTGCGAGGTGTGCAGTGTTTGTATGCTATCTTTCTTTACATAGTCAACAACTTCTTCTTCTGTAAGCGGTACAGGTCGCATTTCATTCCAATATATGGAATCTTTTTTATTAGAGTCTTTCTCTATATACACAACCTCTTTACCAAAAGTGCCTTTATCAAAACTATCATGAAATACATAGTTAGTATATACATGAGTAAACTTGCCTGTAAAGGTTATACCAAATAACCCTGCTTTAAAATCTAGTGTTTGCGAATTTTTAGCCCATATTCTATTTTTAGTATTGTAACTAAAGTTTTGTTTTAAGTTTAGAGTTTCCATTATAGGTTGCTGTACTCTATATCCTTTTATATCAAAATCTACAGCCGAAATAGCCCAACTATCTTCTACGATATAAATATAACCTTCAACTACAGGTTCTTTATCTCGGCGCGGTATTACTTTTATTTTATTTATCTGCGTTTCGTTTTCGTCAAAAAAACTACCTTCAAAAGAAAACTTATAATAATTAAAAGCGTTATCTGCTAAGGGCGACACCATATTGATACCAAACTTTACATAATTATCATAAAAATTATAAGAAGTACCTAATGCGGTGTTATAACTAAAACCATTATCATTACCGCTTATTTTAGAAGCAATTATACGCTCTTTAAGATTATTAGGTTGCTCAAATGTAATTTTAGATACCGTTTCTGATAGGTATATAATACCACTTCCTGTACTATCTAGCATACTTTCCTCTTCATCTTCTACCTTTATGCCCATTATCTTTTTAGGAACATCCTTTACTCTAAAAATACCTTTAGAGTAAAAGTCAGCTTCAAACCGTCCTGTTTTAGCAGAGTTTTCTTTCTTATTAGCAATAGCACTTCTAATTATAGCAATGGCAGGATTTTCTTTATTAGAAATCACCACTTCATCTAGCTGATATGTTTCATCTTGCAAAGTAATATTAAGCAAGTACGGAAAAGTTTTTATATCAATACTCTTTCTCTTAGTTTTATAACCTATAGACTGAAAAAGCAGTGTATAATTACCTGTTTTTTTTATATTTAGCTCATACTCCCCATTTTCGTTAGCAGTAGTACCAGTATAGGTGTCTTCTACTGTTATACTTACAAAAGGTATAGATTGACCATCGGAAGAGGTTACTTTACCTTTAATTTGTGAATGTACTGTAACTCCCAGCAACAGTAATAATACGGTAATAACTTTATGCATTTATATATTGTTAAGTATTGGTTATTGTAGGTATAGACGAAGTAAGTTAACAAAAGGTTGTATCACTTTCTAGGTTAGAACGTAATTTATAACTTCTTCTTACAAGAAAAAACAAATTATTATATTTAAATCCTCTAAAACACCAATTATGGGCGATTTCATTTTCGAAATAATAATCGAAGTCTTAATAACTACAGTAGTATATCCTGGTGCACTTTTACATTGGCTTATCTTAAAAAAGAAAACTTCATTTAAAAATATTGTAAAAAAGCATAAGAACATTAACATCCTGTTGTCACTATTACTGTATGCTTGTTTTGGCTATATCATATACCAAATTATACAATAAATGAACATTGTTACCACAGATTTATCTTATCTTTGAGTAAACAATTTGCAATGAATACAATACAAAACTTAAAACTTGCAGTGCTTATAGATGCC comes from the Flavobacterium arcticum genome and includes:
- a CDS encoding DUF5686 and carboxypeptidase regulatory-like domain-containing protein, with the protein product MHKVITVLLLLLGVTVHSQIKGKVTSSDGQSIPFVSITVEDTYTGTTANENGEYELNIKKTGNYTLLFQSIGYKTKRKSIDIKTFPYLLNITLQDETYQLDEVVISNKENPAIAIIRSAIANKKENSAKTGRFEADFYSKGIFRVKDVPKKIMGIKVEDEEESMLDSTGSGIIYLSETVSKITFEQPNNLKERIIASKISGNDNGFSYNTALGTSYNFYDNYVKFGINMVSPLADNAFNYYKFSFEGSFFDENETQINKIKVIPRRDKEPVVEGYIYIVEDSWAISAVDFDIKGYRVQQPIMETLNLKQNFSYNTKNRIWAKNSQTLDFKAGLFGITFTGKFTHVYTNYVFHDSFDKGTFGKEVVYIEKDSNKKDSIYWNEMRPVPLTEEEVVDYVKKDSIQTLHTSQTYLDSTDQKNNKFGVFDILSGYTYRNSFKKWRISYDGLLGLSNIGFNTVQGWNLNTNLSFTKYDEDTGKSTYLGTNFEYGLAEDRLRVLGRFTHRFNRTNNATLYLTGGNVAEQYNEAKPISKFINTVSTLFFKDNYMKLYDNTFAKAQYQQEIITGLNVLATTEYTRRRALTNHTDYVLIKDSDSYTSNNPLAPEVDVPTFEKHHLMKASIVANMRFGQKYITRPDGKIPISSRNYPSFSVMYEKGFAGSESNYEYDFVAGRVTYNTTLGNKGNFGINIKGGKFFNADNIAFIDYKHFNGNQTHVGGGQSYLNVFNLLPYYSHSTNDEYMELHAEHNFKGYIMNKIPLLNKLQWNLVVGYHQISTPDYKPYSEFTAGFDNVGFGKFKMLRIDYVRSYQNGFQTDGVIFGLKFLDIL